A stretch of the Capsicum annuum cultivar UCD-10X-F1 chromosome 10, UCD10Xv1.1, whole genome shotgun sequence genome encodes the following:
- the LOC124887876 gene encoding uncharacterized protein LOC124887876 gives MSQPCFSISHAESIEYHLIGNKKANLHNTVINLRWQPPHSNTYKLNTDESCAANPGKEGIGGVIRNSKGDWVMGFNKSFTHATNNLMELMALREGLTLDLYHKIKPLTVEVDSMEILNMFHRGNPLYDSIVNACRFLLESLKNSPVQYIYREQNRVADMLAKQGSEKDLFDRLRVYVTPPANVGVVFWEDLEGKTISQSINAQHVANQSSFIFAPG, from the coding sequence ATGTCCCAACCTTGTTTCAGCATTTCTCATGCTGAGTCTATTGAATACCACCTTATTGGAAATAAAAAAGCAAACCTCCATAACACTGTCATTAATTTAAGATGGCAACCCCCACACTCCAACACTTACAAACTCAACACTGATGAATCTTGTGCTGCGAATCCAGGAAAAGAGGGAATTGGAGGTGTCATCCGAAATAGCAAAGGTGATTGGGTTATGGGTTTTAACAAAAGCTTTACCCATGCAACCAACAACCTCATGGAGCTAATGGCCTTAAGAGAAGGCCTAACTCTAGATCTTTACCATAAAATCAAACCCTTAACTGTAGAGGTGGACTCAATGGAAATTTTAAATATGTTTCATCGTGGTAACCCTCTCTATGATTCAATTGTTAATGCTTGCAGATTTTTACTAGAGAGCTTGAAGAATTCTCCAGTCCAGTACATATATAGAGAGCAGAACAGGGTAGCGGACATGCTGGCTAAGCAGGGATCGGAAAAGGACCTTTTTGACAGACTCCGTGTCTATGTAACTCCACCAGCTAATGTAGGAGTAGTTTTTTGGGAAGACTTAGAAGGGAAAACTATCTCCCAATCTATAAATGCTCAACACGTAGCGAACCAAAGCAGCTTTATTTTTGCGCCTGGCTAG